A stretch of the Desulfovibrio sp. X2 genome encodes the following:
- a CDS encoding HDOD domain-containing protein, with the protein MSEIVASLTECLKATFPPVTPLLIREVVKEEPDFESIARIIGMDPALTAMVLTLVNAPYYGFSQKCTDLQRAAVVLGTHEILKLALAVSFHKALAPSGKNRRGAAADSFAGWRMIVWTAIAAELIAERLAPDKISLAYLCALLKDLSLLLMRCILPEALPGGGDMTQGGGQAAAEEKAFGMQHGALTQLLLAQWEIPADLCEGIRHHHDMQGLAEHQPHCRAIILATRWSELEHGPGRDPLALIRFELLLRAQLGIDEAGLEELRRRCVDRFRSMLQTLGIAEEEPDERLYRHSLQEMQRAYFLSMEVQETQGGIASLAATVFRQLRLNFGRTEAELCVYAPEGTSCTLYAMREGRVLPESTVLPVQDKVPWNLSGTTFRLAADGREVGAVRLAPGERGEADEASLGLYFRFLSSALARYLGSRALLERKALLLDQLPMAVARTDRAGRLLDGNAPLRALLGLSSLPTGTALLDLLAERLRIGREQVWRDFPSSPRRTISNIYCDESAEDGSRYRCLYLCAHKVAAAEGEEIVFLVEDVTEIGDLEAQALRERDFMAALLASMRDLVLTVDAAGTITYCSPRCEAALSGHNLFAISKPTGAYTGKWDASVLAEHPAPIEVQLTTGREGMLTLELIISRLGGDGQRAFLIVARDTGAVRRLEEKLKIQAMYDGLTGLLNHSQFQGVLERETQRSRRTGRSLGLVFMDLDGFKRINDHKGHQEGDAILRGLGRILRQHTRRGMDFPCRYGGDEFAVIFTEITPRQFAGLAARLEKMVAEAFGGEVGVSMGLAMLKPDEQAEDILRRADRAAYAAKARGGHRIVLAE; encoded by the coding sequence ATGAGCGAGATCGTCGCCAGCCTGACCGAGTGCCTGAAGGCCACATTCCCGCCGGTCACCCCCCTGCTCATCCGCGAGGTGGTCAAGGAGGAGCCCGACTTCGAGTCCATCGCCAGGATCATCGGCATGGACCCGGCGCTCACGGCCATGGTCCTGACCCTGGTCAACGCCCCCTACTACGGCTTCTCCCAGAAGTGCACCGACCTGCAGCGCGCCGCCGTGGTGCTCGGCACGCACGAGATCCTGAAGCTCGCCCTGGCCGTCTCCTTCCACAAGGCCCTGGCCCCCTCGGGCAAGAACAGGCGGGGCGCCGCCGCGGACAGCTTCGCGGGCTGGCGGATGATCGTCTGGACGGCCATCGCCGCCGAGCTGATCGCCGAACGGCTGGCGCCCGACAAGATCTCCCTGGCCTACCTCTGCGCCCTGCTGAAGGACCTCTCGCTCCTGCTCATGCGCTGCATCCTGCCCGAGGCCCTGCCCGGGGGCGGGGACATGACCCAGGGCGGAGGCCAGGCCGCGGCCGAGGAGAAGGCCTTCGGCATGCAGCACGGCGCCTTGACGCAGCTTCTGCTGGCGCAGTGGGAGATCCCCGCGGACCTGTGCGAGGGCATCCGCCACCACCACGACATGCAGGGCCTCGCCGAGCACCAGCCCCACTGCCGGGCCATCATCCTGGCCACGCGCTGGTCCGAGCTCGAGCACGGCCCGGGCCGCGACCCTCTGGCCCTCATCCGCTTCGAGCTCCTTCTGCGCGCCCAGCTCGGCATCGACGAGGCCGGGCTCGAGGAGCTGCGCCGCCGCTGCGTGGACCGCTTCCGCTCCATGCTCCAGACGCTCGGCATCGCCGAGGAGGAGCCGGACGAGCGCCTCTACCGCCACAGCCTGCAGGAGATGCAGCGGGCCTATTTCCTGAGCATGGAGGTGCAGGAGACGCAGGGCGGCATCGCCTCGCTGGCCGCCACGGTCTTCCGCCAGCTCAGGCTGAACTTCGGCCGGACCGAGGCCGAGCTGTGCGTCTACGCCCCGGAGGGCACGAGCTGCACCCTCTACGCCATGCGCGAGGGCCGGGTGCTTCCGGAATCCACCGTGCTGCCGGTGCAGGACAAGGTGCCCTGGAACCTTTCCGGAACGACCTTCCGCCTGGCCGCGGACGGCCGCGAGGTCGGCGCGGTGCGCCTTGCACCCGGGGAGCGCGGGGAGGCCGACGAGGCGAGCCTCGGGCTCTATTTCCGCTTCCTCTCCTCGGCCCTCGCCCGCTACCTGGGCAGCCGCGCCCTGCTCGAGCGCAAGGCCCTGCTCCTGGACCAGCTTCCCATGGCCGTGGCCCGCACGGACCGGGCAGGCCGCCTGCTGGACGGCAACGCGCCCCTGCGCGCCCTGCTCGGCCTGTCCAGCCTTCCCACGGGCACCGCGCTCCTCGACCTCCTGGCCGAGCGGCTGCGCATCGGCCGCGAGCAGGTCTGGCGCGACTTCCCGTCGAGCCCGCGGCGCACGATCTCGAACATCTACTGCGACGAGTCGGCCGAGGACGGGTCGCGCTACCGCTGCCTGTACCTGTGCGCCCACAAGGTGGCCGCGGCCGAGGGAGAGGAGATCGTCTTCCTGGTCGAGGACGTGACCGAGATCGGCGACCTCGAGGCCCAGGCCCTGCGCGAACGCGACTTCATGGCCGCCCTGCTGGCCTCCATGCGCGACCTCGTGCTCACCGTGGACGCCGCGGGGACCATCACCTACTGCTCGCCGCGCTGCGAAGCGGCCCTGTCCGGCCACAACCTCTTCGCCATCTCCAAGCCCACGGGCGCCTACACGGGCAAGTGGGACGCCTCGGTGCTCGCCGAGCATCCGGCACCGATCGAGGTCCAGCTGACCACCGGCAGGGAGGGGATGCTGACGCTCGAGCTCATCATCTCCCGCCTGGGCGGCGACGGGCAGCGCGCCTTCCTCATCGTGGCCCGCGACACCGGCGCGGTGCGCCGCCTCGAGGAGAAGCTGAAGATCCAGGCCATGTACGACGGCCTGACCGGGCTCCTGAACCACTCGCAGTTCCAGGGCGTGCTCGAGCGCGAGACGCAGCGCTCACGGCGCACCGGCCGCAGCCTGGGCCTCGTGTTCATGGACCTGGACGGCTTCAAGCGCATCAACGACCACAAGGGGCACCAGGAGGGCGACGCCATCCTGCGCGGCCTGGGCCGCATCCTGCGCCAGCACACGCGCCGGGGCATGGATTTCCCCTGCCGCTACGGCGGGGACGAGTTCGCCGTCATCTTCACCGAGATCACGCCCAGGCAGTTCGCGGGTCTGGCCGCGCGCCTGGAGAAGATGGTGGCCGAGGCCTTCGGCGGCGAGGTCGGCGTCTCCATGGGCCTGGCCATGCTGAAGCCCGACGAGCAGGCCGAGGACATCCTGCGCCGCGCCGACCGCGCCGCATACGCGGCCAAGGCCCGGGGCGGCCACCGGATCGTCCTGGCGGAGTAG
- a CDS encoding polyprenyl synthetase family protein has translation MSPHAERLARELTAIETFLRDETERLPALVRPVAAHVLAAGGKRFRPMLTVLFARLLGLEGDGVYPLAASLELLHSATLLHDDILDGARLRRGKTAAHLEFSRSEAILAGDALLALANRLVADYEVPRLVSVLSEAVLRTAVGEIAEIAASRELELSEEGYLEIITGKTAYLIQAATSVGAIAAGAPKDAVERAESFGLNMGIAFQLVDDALDYTSLPEVSGKPAGSDLREGKLTLPLLFFLSSLPPAERAGLLGRIKDKSLAEADVEEIVGRIRAEGHAAATRERAAAYVADAAEALSGLPGGWAADVLSDSLQYVLARQK, from the coding sequence ATGAGTCCTCACGCCGAGCGTCTGGCCCGCGAACTGACGGCCATCGAAACCTTCCTGCGCGACGAGACCGAGCGTCTGCCCGCGCTGGTCCGTCCCGTTGCCGCGCACGTCCTGGCAGCGGGCGGCAAGCGCTTCCGTCCCATGCTCACCGTGCTCTTCGCCCGCCTCCTGGGGCTCGAGGGCGACGGCGTCTACCCGCTGGCCGCCTCGCTCGAGTTGCTGCACTCCGCCACGCTGCTGCACGACGACATCCTGGACGGCGCGCGCCTGCGCCGCGGCAAGACCGCGGCCCACCTCGAATTTTCCCGCTCCGAGGCCATCCTCGCGGGCGACGCCCTGCTGGCCCTGGCCAACCGCCTGGTGGCCGACTACGAGGTCCCCCGCCTCGTCTCCGTGCTCTCCGAGGCCGTGCTGCGCACGGCGGTGGGCGAGATCGCGGAGATCGCGGCCAGCCGCGAGCTCGAGCTCTCCGAGGAGGGCTACCTCGAGATCATCACCGGCAAGACCGCCTACCTCATCCAGGCCGCGACCAGCGTGGGCGCCATCGCGGCGGGCGCCCCGAAGGACGCCGTGGAGCGTGCCGAGAGCTTCGGACTGAACATGGGCATCGCGTTCCAGCTCGTGGACGACGCCCTGGACTACACCTCCTTGCCCGAGGTCAGCGGCAAGCCCGCGGGCTCGGACCTACGCGAGGGCAAGCTGACCCTGCCCCTGCTCTTCTTCCTCTCCTCGCTGCCTCCCGCCGAGCGCGCCGGGCTGCTCGGCCGCATCAAGGACAAGAGCCTTGCCGAGGCGGACGTCGAGGAGATCGTCGGACGCATCCGCGCGGAGGGCCACGCCGCCGCCACGCGCGAACGTGCCGCAGCCTACGTGGCCGACGCCGCCGAAGCCCTCTCCGGGCTGCCGGGCGGCTGGGCCGCGGACGTGCTGTCCGATTCCCTGCAGTACGTCCTGGCGCGGCAGAAATAG
- the mqnB gene encoding futalosine hydrolase, with protein MSLLVACATRKELAAALAYAAPPPLPEQGRPTRARIFDRDCLLLVTGVGPLAAAVHIARALGGRAHADDAPTGVLCLGVAGAYDPSSLPIKSLAAVSEARFADFGLATETGIDPRGIGFSQGSLDGRAVYDSLPLDPVGAARAMDLRLDPSWPRLPCLTVCAASGTPGTAAARAHLCCAMEDMEGFAAAYAAAAASLPCLGLRAVSNRVGARPPEGWDLDGALAALGEAFAALMARP; from the coding sequence GTGAGCCTGCTCGTCGCCTGCGCCACGCGCAAGGAGCTGGCCGCCGCCCTGGCGTATGCCGCGCCGCCGCCCCTGCCCGAGCAGGGGCGGCCGACGCGGGCCAGGATATTCGACCGCGACTGCCTGCTCCTCGTCACCGGCGTCGGTCCCCTGGCCGCGGCCGTGCACATCGCCCGGGCGCTCGGCGGCCGCGCGCACGCGGACGACGCGCCGACGGGCGTGCTCTGTCTGGGCGTGGCCGGGGCCTACGATCCCTCCTCCCTGCCGATCAAAAGCCTCGCGGCCGTGTCCGAGGCCCGCTTCGCGGATTTCGGGCTGGCCACGGAGACCGGTATCGACCCGCGCGGCATCGGCTTCTCGCAGGGAAGCCTCGACGGCCGAGCGGTCTACGACAGCCTGCCCCTCGATCCGGTCGGCGCGGCGCGGGCCATGGATCTTCGCCTCGATCCCTCCTGGCCCCGCCTGCCCTGCCTCACGGTGTGCGCGGCCAGCGGCACGCCGGGCACGGCCGCCGCGAGAGCGCACCTTTGCTGCGCCATGGAGGACATGGAGGGGTTCGCCGCCGCCTACGCGGCCGCCGCGGCCTCGCTTCCCTGTCTCGGCCTTCGCGCCGTCTCCAACCGCGTGGGCGCCCGCCCGCCCGAGGGCTGGGACCTCGACGGGGCGCTCGCCGCCCTGGGCGAGGCCTTCGCCGCGCTCATGGCCCGGCCGTGA
- a CDS encoding nucleotide sugar dehydrogenase — translation MVTFDDLKSRRTPLAVVGLGYVGLPLAVALSRHFEVIGFDISEARVAELKAGGDRTREVAPEALAKANVEYTSDVAQLRRAGVVIVAVPTPIDGHRSPDLTPVCGASVTVGKNLAPGAIVCYESTVYPGLTEEVCVPLLEQHSGLACGKDFFIGYSPERINPGDKVHTLETIVKVVAGQTPEVRELLARVYGSVVKAGIHLASNIKVAEAAKVIENTQRDLNIALMNELSLIFQRLGIDTLEVLEAAGTKWNFLRFSPGLVGGHCIGVDPYYLTFKAEEIGYHPQVILAGRRINDSMGKHVAETCVKMLIKNDCCQIAKARIGVLGLTFKENVPDLRNTRVTDIIAELHEYCPNVLVHDPHADPAEAMHEYGLSLAPLEEMHDLSAIIVAVGHAEYRSLSLEALRAMFAPGAVPLILDVKGMLDRTALSAQGFAYWRL, via the coding sequence ATGGTCACCTTTGACGATCTGAAATCCCGCCGCACCCCCCTGGCAGTCGTGGGCCTGGGGTATGTCGGCCTGCCGTTGGCAGTGGCCCTTTCCCGCCATTTCGAGGTCATCGGATTCGACATTTCCGAGGCCCGGGTGGCCGAACTCAAAGCCGGCGGGGACCGCACGCGCGAGGTCGCGCCCGAGGCCCTGGCCAAGGCGAACGTGGAGTACACGAGCGACGTCGCGCAGCTCAGGCGCGCGGGCGTGGTCATAGTGGCCGTGCCCACCCCCATCGACGGGCACAGGAGCCCGGACCTGACGCCCGTGTGCGGCGCCTCGGTCACCGTGGGCAAGAACCTCGCGCCCGGCGCCATCGTCTGCTACGAATCCACGGTCTACCCCGGCCTGACCGAGGAGGTCTGCGTGCCGCTCCTCGAGCAGCACTCCGGGCTCGCCTGCGGCAAGGACTTCTTCATCGGCTACTCGCCCGAGCGCATCAACCCCGGCGACAAGGTCCACACGCTCGAGACCATCGTCAAGGTCGTGGCCGGGCAGACCCCCGAGGTGCGCGAGCTCCTGGCCCGCGTCTACGGCTCCGTGGTCAAGGCGGGCATCCACCTGGCCTCGAACATCAAGGTGGCCGAGGCGGCCAAGGTCATCGAGAACACGCAGCGCGACCTGAACATCGCGCTGATGAACGAGCTCTCACTCATCTTCCAGCGCCTGGGCATCGACACCCTGGAGGTGCTGGAGGCCGCGGGCACCAAGTGGAACTTCCTGCGTTTCTCGCCCGGCCTCGTGGGCGGCCACTGCATCGGCGTGGACCCCTACTACCTGACCTTCAAGGCCGAGGAGATCGGCTACCACCCCCAGGTCATCCTGGCGGGCAGGCGCATCAACGATTCCATGGGCAAGCACGTGGCCGAGACCTGCGTGAAGATGCTCATCAAGAACGACTGCTGCCAGATCGCCAAGGCGCGCATCGGCGTCCTCGGCCTGACCTTCAAGGAGAACGTCCCGGACCTGCGCAACACCCGGGTCACGGACATCATCGCCGAGCTGCACGAGTACTGCCCCAACGTCCTGGTGCACGACCCGCACGCCGACCCGGCCGAGGCCATGCACGAATACGGCCTCAGCCTCGCGCCGCTCGAGGAGATGCACGACCTCTCCGCGATCATCGTGGCCGTGGGACACGCCGAATACCGCTCCCTGTCCCTCGAGGCCCTGCGCGCCATGTTCGCGCCGGGCGCCGTGCCCCTGATCCTGGACGTCAAGGGCATGCTCGACCGCACGGCCCTCTCGGCCCAGGGCTTCGCCTACTGGCGGCTCTAG
- a CDS encoding DUF2065 domain-containing protein produces MQIDWKLVLTALGLAFVFEGLPYFLWAEKMPRVLLQLATRPPMMLRMLGMTAMLGGLLLIYLVRS; encoded by the coding sequence ATGCAGATCGACTGGAAGCTCGTGCTCACGGCCCTGGGACTGGCCTTCGTTTTCGAGGGGTTGCCGTATTTCCTGTGGGCCGAAAAGATGCCGCGCGTCCTGTTGCAGCTCGCGACACGGCCGCCCATGATGCTGCGCATGCTGGGCATGACGGCCATGCTCGGCGGCCTGCTGCTGATCTATCTCGTCCGGAGCTGA
- a CDS encoding ubiquinone/menaquinone biosynthesis methyltransferase yields MAEDRTSPREAGEADHGRRVASMFGRIARWYDFLNHSLSLGQDVIWRRRLVRRLRLPENGMLLDLACGTMDVTLEALRQYPGARVAALDFSGPMLARGRDKAAAAGKAAVVVPALADGRCLPLPDASVDAASIAFGIRNILPREQAFCEIFRVLRPGGRLCVLEFGTGKARIWKGVYNLYLDRLLPMAGRLVSGDAQAYRYLADTIRAFPSARELAAEMTASGFSEVFWQPFLSGIVYVHVARKAPEAAG; encoded by the coding sequence GTGGCCGAGGACCGCACGAGCCCGCGCGAGGCGGGCGAGGCCGACCACGGACGCCGCGTCGCCTCCATGTTCGGGCGCATCGCCCGCTGGTACGACTTCCTGAACCATTCCCTGTCGCTCGGCCAGGACGTGATCTGGCGCCGCCGCCTGGTGCGGCGCCTGCGCCTGCCCGAGAACGGCATGCTCCTGGATCTGGCCTGCGGGACCATGGACGTGACGCTCGAGGCCCTGCGCCAGTATCCGGGCGCGCGCGTGGCCGCGCTCGACTTCTCCGGCCCCATGCTGGCGCGCGGCCGCGACAAGGCCGCCGCCGCGGGCAAGGCCGCCGTGGTCGTGCCCGCCCTGGCGGACGGCCGCTGCCTGCCCCTGCCCGACGCCTCGGTGGACGCCGCCTCCATCGCCTTCGGCATCCGCAACATCCTGCCCCGCGAGCAGGCCTTTTGCGAGATCTTCCGCGTGCTCAGGCCCGGCGGCAGGCTCTGCGTGCTCGAGTTCGGCACCGGCAAGGCGCGCATCTGGAAGGGCGTCTACAACCTCTATCTCGACCGGCTCCTGCCCATGGCGGGCCGCCTGGTCTCGGGCGACGCGCAGGCCTACCGCTACCTGGCCGACACCATCCGCGCCTTCCCGAGCGCGCGCGAGCTGGCTGCGGAGATGACGGCCTCGGGCTTTTCCGAGGTCTTCTGGCAGCCCTTCCTCTCGGGCATCGTCTATGTGCACGTGGCGCGCAAGGCGCCGGAGGCGGCGGGCTAG
- a CDS encoding cytochrome c3 family protein — protein sequence MRKHIIVGLAVAALLALALPSMAAPKAPADELVAPPAGATLTQGQVMFSHKTGHASYDCKTCHHTWDGKGEPTKCSSAGCHTDMKSKKGGGSFYAAFHAPQSKNSCLGCHREAKKAGKAKAPTSCTQCHPKKS from the coding sequence ATGAGGAAACACATCATTGTCGGCCTGGCCGTGGCGGCCCTGCTGGCTTTGGCGCTGCCGTCCATGGCGGCCCCCAAGGCTCCGGCTGACGAACTGGTCGCGCCCCCCGCGGGTGCCACCCTGACCCAGGGTCAGGTCATGTTCTCGCACAAGACGGGACATGCGTCCTACGACTGCAAGACCTGCCACCACACCTGGGACGGCAAGGGCGAGCCCACCAAGTGCTCCAGCGCCGGCTGCCACACGGACATGAAGTCCAAGAAGGGCGGCGGCTCGTTCTACGCGGCGTTCCACGCCCCGCAGAGCAAGAATTCCTGCCTGGGCTGCCACAGGGAAGCCAAGAAGGCCGGCAAGGCCAAGGCCCCCACGTCCTGCACCCAGTGCCATCCGAAGAAGTCCTAG
- the cobJ gene encoding precorrin-3B C(17)-methyltransferase, whose translation MTPGRLFVVGLGPGDPRLLAPQALAALTAAQVVVGYATYLDLLPPGLLDGKEVVRGRMMGEVERCTQAVEAAASGRDTVVVSSGDAGVYGMAGLVLEILEARGLLDSVPWEVVPGIPALCAAAALLGAPLMHDFAVISLSDLLTPRELILRRVEAAAAADFVIVLYNPRSKRRRDILSEALAAVARHRAPQTPLGLVRNAWREGQETAVFALAGFDPARVDMLSILVIGNETTRVIATAQPGGGRQIMLTPRGYGKKYEIG comes from the coding sequence ATGACGCCCGGACGCCTCTTCGTGGTCGGGCTCGGCCCCGGCGATCCCCGCCTGCTCGCCCCGCAGGCCCTTGCCGCGCTCACGGCCGCGCAGGTGGTCGTGGGCTACGCCACCTACCTGGACCTCCTGCCCCCGGGCCTGCTCGACGGCAAGGAGGTGGTGCGCGGCCGCATGATGGGCGAGGTGGAGCGCTGCACGCAGGCGGTCGAGGCCGCCGCGTCGGGCCGCGACACGGTCGTGGTCTCGAGCGGCGACGCGGGCGTCTACGGCATGGCCGGTCTGGTCCTCGAGATACTCGAGGCGCGCGGGCTGCTGGACAGCGTGCCCTGGGAGGTGGTGCCCGGCATCCCGGCCCTGTGCGCGGCCGCGGCGCTCCTCGGCGCGCCGCTCATGCACGACTTCGCCGTGATCAGCCTCTCCGACCTGCTGACGCCCAGGGAGCTCATCCTGCGCCGCGTGGAGGCGGCGGCCGCGGCGGACTTCGTGATCGTGCTCTACAACCCGCGCTCCAAGCGCCGCCGGGACATCCTCTCCGAGGCCCTGGCCGCCGTGGCCCGGCACCGCGCGCCGCAGACGCCGCTGGGACTCGTGCGCAACGCCTGGCGCGAGGGGCAGGAGACGGCCGTCTTCGCCCTCGCCGGATTCGACCCCGCCAGGGTTGATATGCTCTCCATTTTGGTGATAGGAAACGAAACTACACGCGTGATTGCGACCGCGCAGCCCGGGGGAGGACGGCAGATCATGCTGACCCCGCGTGGCTACGGAAAGAAATACGAGATAGGATAG
- a CDS encoding cobalt-precorrin 5A hydrolase translates to MPGPASPLAYWACTAEGAALARRLAARLPGRVHLPARLTAGVPAGLPQDARGADEEGYDELLPLVRERFAQFSGHVFVCASGIAVRAVAPCIGSKDADPAVVVLSQDGRFAVPLLSGHLGGANALARELAEATGGQAVITTATDLAGVPAVDLLAKERDMAVCDLAAAKAVSAALLDGGRPGLVDPHGLLLAPGDARLAFFRPMTAEQARSEPLAVRVGWRTDDSAPGHLLLAPRVLCAGLGCRRGAGADEILDCLRGALADAGLAEQALCGLASADVKADEPGLAEAARRLGLDLTFFPAEALAGVDVPTPSARVRQAVGTPSVAEAAALLLARSFGTSEELLCTKKTCPRATAAVALARPKAATEHPR, encoded by the coding sequence ATGCCCGGCCCCGCCTCCCCCCTGGCCTACTGGGCCTGCACGGCCGAAGGCGCCGCCCTCGCGCGGCGCCTGGCCGCGCGCCTGCCCGGCCGCGTCCACCTGCCCGCTCGCCTGACCGCCGGTGTGCCCGCCGGTTTGCCCCAAGACGCGCGCGGCGCGGACGAGGAGGGCTACGACGAGCTCCTGCCCCTGGTGCGCGAGCGCTTCGCGCAGTTTTCCGGCCACGTCTTCGTCTGCGCCAGCGGCATCGCGGTGCGCGCCGTCGCCCCCTGCATCGGCAGCAAGGACGCGGACCCGGCCGTGGTCGTGCTGAGCCAGGACGGCCGCTTCGCCGTGCCGCTGCTCTCCGGCCACCTGGGCGGGGCCAACGCCCTGGCCCGCGAGCTGGCGGAAGCCACGGGCGGCCAGGCCGTGATCACCACGGCCACGGATCTTGCCGGCGTGCCCGCGGTGGACCTCCTGGCCAAGGAGCGGGACATGGCCGTGTGCGACCTCGCCGCGGCCAAGGCCGTGAGCGCCGCGCTGCTCGACGGCGGGCGGCCAGGCCTCGTGGACCCGCACGGCCTGCTCCTCGCGCCCGGAGACGCGCGCCTCGCCTTCTTCCGGCCCATGACCGCGGAGCAGGCCAGGAGCGAGCCCCTGGCCGTGCGGGTGGGCTGGCGGACGGACGATTCCGCGCCCGGCCACCTGCTGCTCGCGCCGCGCGTGCTCTGCGCGGGGCTCGGCTGCCGCAGGGGGGCCGGAGCGGACGAGATACTGGACTGCCTGCGCGGCGCGCTCGCGGACGCGGGCCTGGCCGAGCAGGCGCTTTGCGGTCTCGCCAGCGCCGACGTGAAGGCGGACGAGCCCGGGCTCGCCGAGGCCGCGCGACGCCTGGGCCTGGACCTGACATTCTTCCCGGCCGAGGCGCTGGCGGGCGTGGACGTGCCCACTCCCTCGGCCCGCGTGCGGCAGGCCGTGGGCACGCCGAGCGTGGCCGAGGCCGCGGCCCTGCTGCTCGCGCGATCCTTCGGAACATCAGAGGAACTGCTGTGCACAAAGAAGACCTGTCCCCGAGCGACCGCGGCCGTGGCCCTGGCCCGACCCAAGGCGGCGACGGAGCATCCCCGATGA
- the hemL gene encoding glutamate-1-semialdehyde 2,1-aminomutase, producing MSRSDELFAQAQQLIPGGVNSPVRACRSVGTSPLFIESAKDARLLTVDDEWLVDYVMSWGPMLLGHAHPSVTAAVVAAAGRGTSYGAPCTCEVDLARAVVDAVPSVEMVRMVNSGTEATMSALRLARAVTGRTKVVKFKGCYHGHSDPFLAEAGSGLATLSIPGTPGVPASTVADTLLAPYNDLEATAELFKASGEEIACVIVEPMAGNMGLILPEPGFLEGLRELCDKYESLLIFDEVITGFRLSFGGAQGRFGIVPDLTCLGKIIGGGLPVGAYGGKRKYMERISPCGDVYQAGTLSGNPLAMAAGLATLTALKSADYGALEARTKALADELAAILRGKGLPVTLHCIASAFTIFFTEGPVRNFDEAKKADTELYARYFAAMRKGGVNLAPSAFEVSFTSFAHSGEDFEITLEAARKAEL from the coding sequence ATGAGCCGCTCTGACGAACTGTTCGCCCAAGCCCAGCAACTCATTCCCGGCGGCGTGAACTCGCCCGTGCGGGCCTGCCGCAGCGTGGGCACGAGCCCCCTGTTCATCGAGTCGGCCAAGGACGCGCGCCTGCTCACCGTGGACGACGAATGGCTGGTGGACTACGTCATGAGCTGGGGCCCCATGCTGCTCGGCCACGCCCACCCCTCGGTCACCGCGGCCGTGGTCGCGGCCGCGGGCCGCGGCACGAGCTACGGCGCGCCCTGCACCTGCGAGGTGGACCTGGCCCGCGCCGTGGTGGACGCCGTGCCCAGCGTGGAGATGGTGCGCATGGTCAACTCCGGCACCGAGGCCACCATGAGCGCCCTGCGCCTCGCCCGCGCGGTCACCGGCCGCACCAAGGTGGTCAAGTTCAAGGGCTGCTACCACGGCCACTCCGACCCCTTCCTGGCCGAGGCGGGCTCGGGCCTGGCCACCCTCTCCATCCCCGGCACGCCGGGCGTGCCCGCCTCCACGGTGGCCGACACCCTGCTCGCGCCCTACAACGACCTCGAGGCCACGGCCGAGCTCTTCAAGGCCTCCGGCGAGGAGATCGCCTGCGTCATCGTGGAGCCCATGGCCGGAAACATGGGGCTCATCCTGCCCGAGCCCGGCTTCCTCGAAGGGCTGCGCGAGCTGTGCGACAAGTACGAGTCCCTGCTCATCTTCGACGAGGTCATCACCGGCTTCCGCCTCTCCTTCGGCGGCGCGCAGGGGCGCTTCGGCATCGTCCCGGACCTGACCTGCCTGGGCAAGATCATCGGCGGCGGCCTGCCCGTGGGCGCCTACGGCGGCAAGCGCAAGTACATGGAGCGCATCTCGCCGTGCGGCGACGTCTACCAGGCGGGCACCCTGTCCGGGAACCCGCTGGCCATGGCCGCGGGCCTGGCCACCCTGACGGCGCTGAAGAGCGCGGACTACGGCGCGCTCGAGGCCCGCACCAAGGCCCTGGCCGACGAGCTGGCCGCCATCCTGCGCGGCAAGGGGCTGCCCGTGACCCTGCACTGCATCGCCTCGGCCTTCACCATCTTCTTCACCGAAGGGCCGGTGCGCAACTTCGACGAGGCCAAGAAGGCGGACACCGAGCTCTACGCCCGCTACTTCGCGGCCATGCGCAAGGGCGGGGTCAACCTCGCGCCCAGCGCCTTCGAGGTCTCCTTCACCTCCTTCGCCCACAGCGGCGAGGACTTCGAGATCACCCTGGAGGCGGCGCGCAAGGCCGAGCTCTAG
- a CDS encoding winged helix-turn-helix transcriptional regulator, producing the protein MALTLTDNEKRALAILQRDLPDCEEPFAAVAERSGLSEHEVLALVRRLKDEGVIRRFGATLRHQKAGYGHNAMIAWYVEDGMDPDAVGEAFAARPEISHCYIRRNCLDWPYNFYTMIHGTSPGDCLRVVEELVRATGVTQYDVLESVKELKKTSMVYFAKDDGEDDEPL; encoded by the coding sequence ATGGCACTCACACTCACGGACAACGAAAAACGGGCCCTGGCCATCCTGCAGCGAGACCTGCCGGACTGCGAGGAGCCCTTCGCGGCGGTGGCCGAGCGCTCGGGACTTTCCGAGCACGAGGTCCTGGCCCTGGTCAGGCGGCTCAAGGACGAGGGCGTCATCCGCCGCTTCGGCGCGACGCTCCGCCACCAGAAGGCGGGCTACGGCCACAACGCCATGATCGCCTGGTACGTGGAGGACGGCATGGACCCGGACGCCGTGGGCGAGGCCTTCGCCGCCCGGCCCGAGATCTCCCACTGCTACATCCGCCGCAACTGCCTGGACTGGCCCTACAATTTCTACACCATGATCCACGGCACCTCGCCGGGCGACTGCCTGCGCGTGGTCGAGGAGCTGGTGCGCGCCACGGGCGTCACCCAGTACGACGTCCTGGAAAGCGTGAAGGAACTCAAGAAGACGTCCATGGTCTATTTCGCCAAGGACGATGGAGAAGACGATGAGCCGCTCTGA